One genomic segment of Balaenoptera musculus isolate JJ_BM4_2016_0621 chromosome 11, mBalMus1.pri.v3, whole genome shotgun sequence includes these proteins:
- the CFB gene encoding complement factor B, producing MGSNCSPQLCLVPLILGLLCGGVSMTPLPEAGPQSPCSLEGVEIKGGSFRLLKAGQSLEYLCPSGFYPYPVQIRTCRSTGSWSTLQTQDKKIVKRAECKAIRCPRPQDFENGEYWPRAPYYNLSDEISFRCYDGYTLRGSVNRTCQVTGRWDGETAICDDGAGYCLNPGIPIGTRKVGSQYRLEDSVTYYCSRGLTLRGSQRRTCQEGGSWSGTEPSCQDSFMYDTPAEVAEAFLSSLTETIEGVDAEDGHSPGEQQKRKIILDPSGSMNIYLVLDGSDSIGSRNFTGAKNCLSNFIEKVASYGVRPKYGLVTYATDPKVLIRVSNQKSSDADWVTEQLNQINYEDHKLKAGTNTKKALLEVYNMMSREVHNLPEAWNRTRHVIILMTDGLHNMGGDPVSVIHDIRDLLDIGRNRKNPREDYLDIYVFGVGPLVDQDNINALASKKDKEQHVFKLKDIDNLEDVFIQMLDETRTLGLCGMVWEHKKGTDYHKQPWQAKISVTRPLKGHESCMGAVVSEYFVLTAAHCFTVDDERHSIKVSMGGKKQEWEIEEVLFHPNYDLNAKKAKGIPEFYDYDVALIKLKKKLKYDETIRPICLPCTEGSNQALRLPQSTTCRQQMQELLPAKDIKALFVSELSKDHRKTLIRKEVYIKNGEKKTSCERDALHATGYDKVKDVSEVVTPRFLCTGGVAPYADPNTCKGDSGGPLIIHKKSRFIQVGVISWGVVDVCKRQQQVPAYARDFHINLYQVLPWLKEKLQDEDLGFL from the exons ATGGGGAGCAATTGCAGCCCCCAACTCTGCCTGGTACCCTTGATCCTGGGTCTCTTGTGTGGAG GTGTGAGCATGACGCCATTGCCTGAGGCCGGGCCCCAAAGCCCCTGCTCTCTGGAGGGAGTAGAGATCAAAGGTGGCTCCTTCCGGCTTCTCAAGGCGGGCCAGTCACTGGAGTACTTGTGTCCTTCTGGCTTCTACCCATACCCTGTGCAGATTCGTACCTGCAGATCCACGGGATCCTGGAGCACCCTGCAGACCCAAGACAAAAAGATTGTCAAGAGGGCCGAATGCAAAG CAATTCGCTGTCCCAGACCACAGGACTTTGAGAACGGGGAGTACTGGCCCCGGGCCCCCTACTACAATTTGAGTGATGAGATCTCTTTCCGCTGTTATGATGGTTACACTCTCCGGGGCTCTGTCAATCGCACCTGCCAAGTGACTGGTCGGTGGGATGGGGAAACGGCCATCTGTGATGATGGAG CGGGGTACTGCCTGAACCCGGGCATCCCCATTGGCACAAGGAAGGTGGGCAGCCAGTACCGCCTTGAAGACAGTGTCACCTACTACTGCAGCCGGGGGCTCACTCTACGTGGCTCCCAGCGGCGAACATGTCAGGAAGGTGGCTCTTGGAGTGGAACGGAGCCTTCTTGCCAAG ACTCCTTTATGTACGATACCCCTGCAGAGGTGGCCGAAGCCTTCCTGTCTTCTCTGACAGAGACCATAGAAGGAGTTGATGCTGAGGATGGGCACAGCCCAG GGGAACAACAGAAGAGGAAGATTATCCTGGACCCCTCGGGCTCCATGAACATCTACCTGGTGCTGGATGGATCAGACAGCATTGGGTCCCGCAACTTCACAGGGGCCAAGAATTGTCTCAGCAACTTCATTGAGAAG GTGGCAAGTTATGGGGTGAGGCCAAAATATGGTCTAGTGACATATGCCACAGACCCCAAAGTTTTGATCAGAGTGTCTAACCAAAAGAGCAGCGATGCAGACTGGGTCACAGAGCAGCTCAACCAAATCAACTACGAAG ACCACAAGTTGAAGGCAGGGACTAACACCAAGAAGGCTCTCCTGgaagtatacaacatgatgagCAGGGAAGTGCACAACCTCCCTGAAGCCTGGAACCGCACCCGCCACGTCATCATCCTCATGACTGATG GCTTGCACAACATGGGTGGGGATCCAGTCTCTGTCATTCACGATATCCGGGACTTGCTGGACATTGGTAGAAATCGCAAAAACCCCAGGGAGGATTATCTGG acATCTATGTGTTCGGGGTTGGGCCTCTGGTGGACCAAGACAACATCAATGCTTTGGCTTCCAAGAAGGATAAAGAGCAACACGTGTTCAAACTCAAGGACATAGATAACCTGGAGGATGTTTTCATACAAATGCTTG ATGAAACCCGGACTCTGGGTCTTTGTGGCATGGTTTGGGAGCACAAGAAAGGTACTGACTATCACAAGCAACCATGGCAGGCCAAGATCTCAGTCACT CGTCCTTTGAAGGGACATGAGAGCTGTATGGGTGCTGTGGTGTCTGAGTACTTTGTGCTGACAGCGGCACACTGTTTCACTGTGGATGACGAGAGACACTCAATCAAGGTCAGCATGG GAGGGAAGAAGCAGGAGTGGGAGATAGAAGAAGTCCTATTTCACCCAAACTATGACCTCAatgcaaaaaaagcaaaaggtaTTCCTGAATTTTATGACTATGATGTGGCCCTGATCAAGCTCAAGAAGAAGCTCAAGTATGATGAGACCATCAG GCCCATTTGTCTCCCCTGCACTGAGGGATCGAATCAAGCTTTGAGGCTTCCACAGTCAACCACGTGCCGGCAACAGA TGCAAGAGCTGCTCCCGGCAAAGGATATCAAAGCTCTGTTTGTGTCTGAGTTGTCTAAGGATCATAGGAAGACACTGATTCGGAAGGAGGTCTACATCAAGAATGGGGAAAAG AAAACTAGCTGTGAGAGGGATGCTCTACATGCCACAGGCTATGACAAAGTCAAGGACGTCTCTGAGGTAGTCACCCCCAGGTTCCTTTGCACCGGAGGGGTGGCTCCCTATGCTGACCCCAACACTTGCAAAG GTGATTCTGGTGGTCCCCTGATTATTCACAAGAAGAGTCGCTTCATTCAA GTTGGTGTGATCAGCTGGGGCGTTGTGGATGTCTGCAAGCGGCAGCAACAGGTACCTGCTTACGCCCGAGACTTTCACATCAACCTCTACCAAGTGCTGCCCTGGCTCAAGGAAAAACTCCAAGATGAGGATCTGGGTTTTCTATAA